The following are encoded together in the Tepidiforma bonchosmolovskayae genome:
- a CDS encoding dodecin family protein, with the protein MSVARVTEITAASPVSFEDAIKVGIERANKTLRNVKGAWVQEQTVSVEDGAIKEYRVNMKVTFILED; encoded by the coding sequence ATGTCCGTCGCACGCGTCACCGAAATCACCGCTGCTTCGCCCGTCTCGTTCGAAGACGCCATCAAGGTCGGCATCGAACGGGCGAACAAGACCCTCCGCAACGTCAAAGGCGCCTGGGTCCAGGAGCAGACCGTCAGCGTCGAAGACGGCGCCATCAAGGAATACCGCGTCAACATGAAGGTCACCTTCATCCTCGAAGACTGA
- a CDS encoding ABC transporter permease, whose protein sequence is MTAFLRQYRDLVSMELRSMRAEVPMVAVIQAGFTLGFVLGFGYLIPDIREQTALYIITGTATQGLVTIGLVMLPQILAQSKHEGRLDYFLAMPISREAYLLALVTVVGLMALPGIVFCLLFGAWHYGIALQLSPLFPAVIVLGIASLAGVGIALAVYSPHQQVTNAATQLIIFYVLFFAPVLMPREQLPALLRETARFAPPSYAADAVRATVTDLPGTHLGASLAAMALFAAGSIALSAVAIRRRG, encoded by the coding sequence GTGACCGCCTTCCTCCGCCAGTACCGCGACCTCGTCTCCATGGAGCTGCGCAGCATGCGCGCCGAAGTGCCCATGGTCGCTGTCATCCAGGCCGGGTTCACCCTCGGGTTCGTCCTCGGCTTCGGCTACCTCATCCCCGACATCCGCGAGCAGACGGCCCTCTACATCATCACCGGGACCGCCACCCAGGGGCTGGTGACCATCGGCCTCGTGATGCTCCCCCAGATTCTCGCTCAGTCGAAGCACGAAGGGCGGCTCGACTACTTCCTCGCCATGCCCATCAGCCGCGAGGCGTACCTCCTCGCCCTTGTGACCGTGGTCGGGCTCATGGCCCTCCCCGGCATCGTCTTCTGCCTCCTCTTCGGCGCCTGGCACTACGGCATCGCCCTCCAGCTCAGCCCCCTCTTCCCCGCGGTCATCGTGCTCGGCATCGCCTCGCTCGCCGGGGTCGGCATCGCCCTCGCCGTCTACTCGCCCCATCAGCAGGTCACCAACGCGGCCACGCAGCTCATCATCTTCTACGTCCTCTTCTTCGCGCCCGTCCTGATGCCGCGCGAGCAGCTCCCGGCGCTCCTGCGCGAAACGGCCCGCTTCGCGCCGCCCAGCTACGCCGCCGACGCCGTCCGCGCCACGGTTACCGACCTCCCGGGCACGCACCTCGGCGCCTCGCTCGCCGCGATGGCCCTCTTCGCCGCGGGCTCCATCGCCCTCTCCGCGGTCGCCATCCGCCGCCGCGGGTAG
- a CDS encoding ABC transporter ATP-binding protein, with the protein MTPLPPVLSVRDLVKRYRNGTLANDHVCLDLFPGEVFALLGPNGAGKTTLVRQLLGLARPTSGSITLDGVDIVADPGFARRNIGFLPQGSFDLQSLTVAETIEFAARLRGVPPREARAAAARLVERLDLGPFRNTAMHAASGGVRRLAGFAAAVAAPARLLVLDEPTNDVDPLRRAVLWDLIAELGRGGATILLVTHNLAEAERVIDRLAIMNAGRIIREGSPAALRGLVTERLRLEVTAARPLAPHPALAPDGPSSCLFDAADLPAVAAWLARLRAAGDVLDFRIGPPTLDDIYAAAMAPAAPGGSAPLPAGARA; encoded by the coding sequence GTGACCCCGCTGCCGCCGGTCCTCAGCGTCCGCGACCTCGTCAAGCGGTACCGGAACGGCACCCTCGCCAACGACCACGTCTGCCTCGACCTCTTCCCGGGCGAAGTCTTCGCCCTGCTCGGCCCGAACGGCGCCGGCAAGACCACCCTCGTCCGCCAGCTCCTCGGGCTGGCCAGGCCCACCTCCGGCAGCATCACCCTCGACGGCGTCGATATCGTCGCCGACCCCGGCTTCGCCCGCCGCAACATCGGCTTCCTCCCCCAGGGCAGCTTCGACCTCCAGTCGCTCACCGTCGCCGAGACGATCGAGTTCGCGGCCCGCCTCAGGGGCGTCCCGCCCCGCGAGGCGCGGGCTGCCGCTGCCCGCCTGGTCGAGCGGCTCGACCTCGGCCCCTTCCGGAACACCGCCATGCACGCGGCCTCGGGCGGCGTCCGCCGCCTGGCCGGTTTCGCTGCAGCCGTCGCGGCCCCCGCGCGCCTCCTCGTCCTCGATGAGCCCACCAACGACGTCGACCCCCTCCGGCGCGCGGTGCTCTGGGACCTCATCGCCGAGCTCGGCCGCGGGGGCGCGACCATCCTCCTCGTGACCCATAACCTCGCCGAAGCCGAGCGCGTCATCGACCGGCTCGCCATCATGAACGCCGGCCGGATCATCCGCGAGGGTTCGCCCGCCGCCCTGCGCGGCCTCGTCACCGAGCGGCTCCGCCTCGAGGTCACCGCCGCCCGGCCGCTTGCCCCGCACCCCGCCCTGGCGCCGGACGGCCCCTCCTCCTGCCTCTTCGATGCCGCCGACCTGCCCGCCGTCGCCGCCTGGCTCGCCCGGCTCCGGGCCGCCGGCGACGTCCTCGACTTCCGCATCGGCCCGCCCACCCTCGATGACATCTACGCTGCCGCCATGGCCCCGGCCGCGCCCGGCGGCTCCGCACCTCTTCCCGCAGGAGCCCGCGCGTGA
- a CDS encoding TMEM165/GDT1 family protein: MSAFFVSTVLIFAAELGDKSQLVALWFATRYRWWLVLAGVSTATLVVHLGSVAIGLAFDELLPERVVLTVVGLSFFGFALWSVRGDRLDEEPGEPRLGARFGAFGVVTAAFFLSELGDKTMLATVSLAGRESSAVGVWLGSTLGMVLADAVAIAAGVLAGKRLPQRAIAVVAALLFVAFGSAALWQAWR, encoded by the coding sequence ATGTCGGCGTTTTTCGTTTCGACGGTCCTGATTTTCGCTGCTGAGCTGGGCGATAAGTCGCAGCTCGTGGCGCTCTGGTTCGCGACGCGGTACCGGTGGTGGCTGGTGCTCGCAGGCGTGAGCACGGCGACGCTCGTGGTGCACCTGGGGTCGGTCGCAATCGGCCTGGCGTTCGATGAGCTGCTCCCGGAGCGGGTGGTGCTCACCGTGGTGGGCCTTTCGTTCTTCGGGTTCGCGCTCTGGAGCGTGCGCGGCGACCGGTTGGACGAGGAGCCGGGCGAGCCGCGGCTGGGCGCGCGGTTCGGCGCCTTCGGCGTGGTGACGGCGGCTTTCTTCCTCTCGGAGCTGGGGGATAAAACGATGCTGGCCACGGTTTCCCTCGCCGGGCGCGAATCGAGCGCCGTCGGGGTGTGGCTCGGCTCGACGTTGGGGATGGTGCTCGCCGATGCGGTGGCGATTGCGGCCGGTGTGCTGGCCGGCAAACGGCTGCCGCAACGGGCGATCGCCGTGGTCGCGGCGCTGCTCTTTGTCGCCTTCGGCAGTGCGGCGCTGTGGCAGGCGTGGCGGTAG